AACACCTTCAGCTTGTAGTTCTTCTTTTAATTCCATGTAGTTTTCTATTATACCGTTGTGTACAACAGCTATTGTTCTATCCATATTAAAATGAGGATGAGAGTTCACATCAGATGGTTCTCCATGAGTTGCCCATCTAGTATGTCCTATTCCTAATCCACCTAATATTGGAGATTTTTCTAAATCTTTTGCAAGTATTGCTAATCTTCCTTTAAACTTTCTTATTTCTAATTCATTTCCAGTATTAACTGCAACTCCTGCAGAATCATATCCTCTGTACTCTAATTTAGAAAGTCCTTCTACTAAAACTTCTGTTGCTTGTCTGTGTCCTAAATATCCAACTATTCCACACATATTAAATTCCTCCTAAAAATATTATTATTATTTATATTTTTAGAGTTAGGTCATATATTATTCACTTAAGCTTCCCTTTGTGTATAGAATTACTCCTATATTTTAAGAAAGTTCTTACGATGGTGAATTCACCGCAGAGCATCCGCCGACAATTCGATAAACTCCGACCTCGTCAACTTAGTTTTTATAATATTAATTCATTGTCGCTAGTAACTAAGTTCTGGCGCTTATTGATGAGCAAAAATTTTATTTTGTGCTCATCTTAAAAATTATGATAATTTTTCTTGGATAAGATTAGCTAAGTTTGTTGCTAATTCTCTTATTTGACCTTCCTCTTTACCTTCTAACATAACTCTTACTAATGGCTCTGTTCCTGATGGTCTAATTAAGACTCTTCCACATCCATCTAGTAATTTTTCTATTCTTTCTATCTCAGATTTTATTTCTGGATATTCCATGTATCTATTCTTATTTTCATTTTTTATTCTAGCATTAACTAATACTTGTGGGTATTGAGTCATTACAGCTGCAAGTTCTGATAATTTTTTATCTTCTTCTAGTACTATTTGAGCTAATACTAAAGAACTTAAAACTCCATCTCCAGTTGTATTATAATCTAAGAATGTCATATGCCCTGATTGCTCTCCACCAAGGTTATATCCACTGTTTTTCATTTCTTCTAATACATATCTATCTCCTACAGCAGTAGTAGCTAGATTTATACCATGCTCTTTTGCTGCTATAGTAAGTCCTATATTACTCATAACTGTAACTACTAAAGTGTCTTGTGCCAATTTACCTTTATTTTTTAAATGTATAGCACTTAATACCATTATATGATCTCCATCTACAATGTTTCCATTTTCGTCAACAGCAATTAATCTATCTGCATCTCCATCATATGCAAGACCTAAGTTAGCTTCGTTCTCTACAACAGCTTTTTGTAATTTTTCTGGATGTGTAGATCCGCACTTATCATTTATATTATTTCCATCTGGTTCACTATTTATAGTTACTACATTTGCTCCTAATTCGCTAAATATTGTTGGTGCAACTTTGTATGCTGCTCCATTAGCACAATCTAGCACTACCTTTAATCCTTTAAAGTCAACATTTACTATAGATTTTAAATAGTCTATATAATCTCTTTGAGCGTTATGAACAAATATTTTTCTTCCAACTTTTTCCCCGACTGGATGATAATCTACCTTTTCTATATTATCTATATATCCTTCTATTTCTAACTCAACTGCATCATCTAGTTTATATCCATCTTTATTAAAGAACTTTATACCATTATATTCAACTGGGTTATGAGATGCTGATATAACAACACCACAATCAGCTTCATATTTTTTAGTTAAGTATGCAACACCTGGAGTTGGTATTACTCCAACAGTAACTACATCACATCCTACAGACATAAGCCCTGCTATTAAAGCAGCTTCTAACATATCCCCTGAAACTCTAGTATCTTTACCAACTATTACTTTAACTTTATCTTTGCCTTGAGCTAATACATAACCACCAGCTCTCCCTAATTTATATGCTAAATCACAATTAAGTTCTGTATTAGCTACTCCTCTTACTCCATCTGTTCCAAAATATTTTCTCATTAAAGATCTCCTTTCAAAAAGAAAAAATATATAAGTATATTATTATATATATTTAAATTGCATTATTCTCTCAGTTTAATCCATAAACACATTTTAATACAGATAAACGAAAAGGACAATATAATAATTTAAAATATACACTATGGAATAATTCATATACTTTAAATTATTAACTTTTATTATCTTCATGCGTTGTTCTGGCTAATTTTAATTTTTAAAATGCTAAAGTTTATTATATATTACTTTCAAAAATAAAAAACTAGATAC
The Romboutsia ilealis genome window above contains:
- the glmM gene encoding phosphoglucosamine mutase gives rise to the protein MRKYFGTDGVRGVANTELNCDLAYKLGRAGGYVLAQGKDKVKVIVGKDTRVSGDMLEAALIAGLMSVGCDVVTVGVIPTPGVAYLTKKYEADCGVVISASHNPVEYNGIKFFNKDGYKLDDAVELEIEGYIDNIEKVDYHPVGEKVGRKIFVHNAQRDYIDYLKSIVNVDFKGLKVVLDCANGAAYKVAPTIFSELGANVVTINSEPDGNNINDKCGSTHPEKLQKAVVENEANLGLAYDGDADRLIAVDENGNIVDGDHIMVLSAIHLKNKGKLAQDTLVVTVMSNIGLTIAAKEHGINLATTAVGDRYVLEEMKNSGYNLGGEQSGHMTFLDYNTTGDGVLSSLVLAQIVLEEDKKLSELAAVMTQYPQVLVNARIKNENKNRYMEYPEIKSEIERIEKLLDGCGRVLIRPSGTEPLVRVMLEGKEEGQIRELATNLANLIQEKLS